The Sphingobium aromaticiconvertens genome has a segment encoding these proteins:
- a CDS encoding FAD-dependent monooxygenase, which produces MKDAHFLVVGAGIGGLTAAAALQRAGARVTVFEQAPELKEIGAGVIITPQAMHAFDYLGIADRVAAEAGPAECYHSQDYATGEILLRGPSSEEFRTRFGAGFHQCHRADLHSALADAAAAGGNYTLHLGHRFVGATQEGGRVTATFANGLRYEADALIGCDGNASLVRTSTFGSEPVKYTEQVAYRAVLDFDRVPKALLDAPYSYFVGPGRMLLFYPLRNRKLMNVIGIAHEPDWQEEGWIIPATRDEFVRLYQDFHPAVLALLGALPEDAIFKWALRDREPLSAWTQGRITMLGDAAHPMTPFLGQGACLAIEDGIVLARAVDQASTVGEAFALYEGARKQRTTTVQLASRDRGRDLQGRKTGKAGPGQNAESMGLFAYNPATVPL; this is translated from the coding sequence ATGAAGGATGCACATTTTCTGGTAGTGGGCGCAGGAATCGGCGGGTTGACGGCGGCGGCGGCGCTGCAGCGCGCGGGCGCTCGCGTTACCGTGTTTGAACAGGCGCCGGAACTGAAGGAGATCGGCGCCGGCGTCATCATTACGCCACAGGCGATGCATGCCTTCGATTATTTAGGTATCGCAGACCGGGTAGCGGCCGAGGCTGGTCCAGCTGAGTGCTATCATTCACAAGATTATGCTACAGGTGAAATTCTGCTTCGTGGGCCTTCTTCGGAAGAGTTCCGGACCCGTTTTGGCGCAGGCTTCCATCAATGCCACCGCGCCGATCTGCATTCGGCCCTTGCCGATGCAGCGGCGGCTGGAGGCAATTACACACTCCATCTGGGCCACCGCTTCGTCGGCGCGACCCAGGAGGGAGGGCGCGTGACCGCCACCTTCGCCAACGGCTTGCGCTATGAAGCCGACGCCCTGATCGGGTGCGACGGCAATGCATCGCTAGTGCGGACATCGACCTTTGGCAGCGAGCCCGTCAAATATACCGAACAGGTCGCCTATCGCGCGGTGCTTGACTTCGATCGCGTGCCCAAAGCGCTGCTCGACGCGCCCTACAGCTATTTTGTGGGACCGGGCCGGATGCTGCTGTTCTATCCGCTGCGTAACAGGAAACTGATGAACGTAATCGGCATCGCGCACGAACCCGATTGGCAGGAAGAGGGCTGGATCATTCCCGCTACGCGGGATGAATTTGTTCGACTCTATCAGGATTTTCACCCCGCTGTGCTCGCGCTGCTCGGCGCGCTGCCCGAGGATGCGATCTTCAAATGGGCGCTACGCGACCGCGAGCCTCTGTCCGCCTGGACACAGGGGCGCATCACGATGCTGGGCGACGCTGCCCATCCGATGACGCCGTTCCTGGGCCAGGGAGCGTGTCTGGCGATCGAGGACGGTATCGTGCTCGCCCGGGCTGTCGATCAGGCGTCCACCGTGGGGGAGGCTTTTGCGCTTTACGAAGGCGCGCGCAAGCAGCGCACGACGACCGTTCAGCTTGCATCGCGCGATCGTGGCAGAGATTTACAGGGCCGCAAGACCGGAAAGGCGGGCCCGGGCCAGAATGCCGAGAGCATGGGCCTGTTCGCATATAATCCTGCAACCGTGCCACTTTAG
- a CDS encoding NIPSNAP family protein: MFEETRLRILKRHLGELVAAPTPETSTINQLVQIWAYHHHAHRSAPRAALWADPD, from the coding sequence CTGTTCGAGGAAACGCGGCTGCGGATTCTCAAGCGGCATCTGGGTGAGCTTGTCGCGGCGCCCACCCCGGAAACCAGCACTATCAACCAGCTTGTTCAGATATGGGCCTATCATCACCATGCCCACCGCTCCGCACCGCGTGCCGCGCTATGGGCTGATCCAGATTGA
- a CDS encoding 3-carboxyethylcatechol 2,3-dioxygenase: MALACASHTPMLLEEAYSDAATCAKVSDSYDQLARFVRDFAPEQVIQFSPDHYHGFHYDNMPSFCIGAAARSYGDWNTATGALRVDEDFALDMLDAVRAANIDAAVSFDMIVDHGFVQIWEAMLGGFDVYPIVPVFVNAIAYPLPTYRRARLLGEAVGRFAQLSGRRVLFVASGGLSHDPVIPMIRGAPPEVRDRLIGRTAFTPEQQAHREIQGREAARLAMTGEGPSRPLNPEWDRALLETLASLIHDARFRARSGHLLRLAVLRGRPASLAFVSPHSD; the protein is encoded by the coding sequence ATGGCCTTGGCCTGCGCCTCGCATACGCCTATGTTGCTTGAAGAGGCATATTCTGATGCCGCGACCTGCGCAAAGGTCAGCGATTCATATGATCAGCTAGCGCGCTTTGTTCGCGATTTTGCGCCTGAGCAAGTAATCCAGTTCTCGCCTGATCATTATCACGGCTTTCACTATGATAATATGCCGAGCTTCTGCATTGGCGCGGCAGCGCGCTCCTATGGCGACTGGAACACAGCGACGGGCGCGCTTCGTGTCGATGAGGACTTCGCGCTGGACATGCTCGATGCGGTGCGCGCTGCTAACATCGATGCTGCCGTTTCGTTCGACATGATCGTCGATCATGGCTTTGTGCAGATATGGGAAGCAATGTTGGGCGGGTTCGATGTCTATCCGATCGTCCCGGTGTTCGTGAACGCGATCGCCTATCCGTTGCCGACCTATCGCCGCGCGCGATTGCTGGGTGAGGCGGTGGGACGGTTTGCCCAGCTTTCAGGGCGGCGCGTGCTTTTCGTTGCTTCGGGGGGGCTAAGCCATGATCCCGTGATTCCGATGATCCGCGGCGCTCCGCCCGAAGTGCGCGATCGCCTGATCGGACGAACCGCGTTCACACCCGAACAGCAGGCGCACCGCGAGATCCAGGGGCGCGAAGCCGCTCGTCTGGCCATGACGGGCGAGGGACCCTCGCGGCCGCTCAACCCCGAATGGGACCGCGCGCTGCTTGAAACACTAGCCTCTCTTATTCACGACGCTCGGTTTCGGGCCCGCTCTGGGCATTTGCTGCGGCTGGCTGTATTGCGCGGACGACCGGCATCGCTGGCGTTTGTTTCACCGCATTCGGATTGA
- a CDS encoding IS1380-like element ISSp1 family transposase: MNDDIASSFGFPAVGRKKITAAFDGGRLTSDGGVLLLAQAERAMGICQRLAACIADPRDPARVIHRLDDILRARVFAIACGYEDADDLDALRDDPGFRLALGKLPESGAGLASQPTMSRWENAPTTRELASMMAAMIDIYCASYPAPPTAVTLDIDDTCDVVHGYQQLSFWNGHHGERCFLPIHIYDTATGRPVAMLLRTGKTPSGKEAAGHIRRLVRHLRRNWPDTHITIRGDGHYGRPEVMAYCDAARVDYVFGLPTNSALRADPAIVAVADACAVKRAQRQCPVLRNYAETRYGAKTWKCQRRVVARIEASTLGMDIRYVVTSLATGSAEHIYDTLYCARGQAENLIKRHKSQLASDRTSCRSANANQMRLILHTAAYWLLWRIQQAMPRTAALASAEFTTLRLRLLKVAARVVESASRIRIAFASACPDADLFRALVLRLKPAPT; the protein is encoded by the coding sequence ATGAACGATGATATCGCAAGCTCATTTGGATTCCCAGCAGTCGGCCGCAAGAAAATCACAGCTGCGTTCGACGGTGGCCGGCTTACCTCGGATGGCGGTGTTCTACTGCTTGCACAGGCCGAGCGCGCGATGGGGATTTGCCAGCGCCTGGCGGCTTGTATTGCCGATCCGCGCGATCCAGCGCGGGTGATCCATCGCCTGGATGACATTCTGCGTGCCCGTGTGTTCGCGATTGCGTGCGGCTATGAGGATGCCGATGATCTCGATGCTCTGCGCGACGATCCAGGCTTCCGCCTGGCGCTCGGCAAGCTGCCGGAATCGGGCGCGGGGCTGGCCAGCCAACCGACGATGAGCCGGTGGGAAAATGCACCGACTACGCGCGAACTGGCCAGCATGATGGCCGCGATGATCGACATCTACTGCGCCAGCTATCCCGCCCCTCCGACAGCGGTCACGCTGGATATCGACGACACGTGCGACGTCGTGCATGGCTATCAACAGCTCTCGTTCTGGAACGGGCATCATGGGGAGCGCTGCTTCCTACCGATCCATATCTACGACACCGCGACCGGCAGGCCGGTGGCCATGCTGCTGCGCACAGGCAAGACGCCTTCTGGAAAGGAGGCGGCGGGGCACATCCGACGCCTGGTGCGTCACCTGCGCCGTAATTGGCCCGATACCCACATCACTATCCGCGGCGACGGGCACTATGGTCGACCCGAGGTCATGGCCTACTGCGATGCGGCCCGCGTCGATTACGTGTTCGGCCTGCCCACCAATTCAGCGCTGCGCGCCGATCCCGCCATTGTTGCGGTCGCCGATGCCTGCGCGGTCAAGCGCGCCCAGCGTCAGTGTCCCGTCCTGCGCAACTATGCCGAGACCCGCTATGGGGCAAAGACCTGGAAGTGCCAGCGTCGCGTCGTTGCACGGATCGAGGCCAGCACGCTGGGCATGGACATCCGCTATGTCGTCACCTCGTTGGCAACAGGATCGGCCGAGCACATCTACGACACGCTCTACTGCGCGCGTGGTCAGGCCGAGAACCTGATCAAGCGCCACAAGTCCCAGCTCGCCAGCGACCGAACCTCGTGCCGCTCGGCCAATGCCAATCAGATGCGCCTGATACTGCACACTGCCGCATACTGGCTGCTATGGCGCATCCAGCAGGCGATGCCCAGGACCGCTGCTCTGGCAAGCGCGGAGTTTACCACCTTGCGCCTGCGGCTGCTCAAGGTCGCTGCGCGCGTCGTAGAAAGTGCTAGCCGCATCCGCATTGCCTTCGCTTCCGCCTGTCCGGATGCCGACCTGTTCCGCGCCCTCGTTCTCCGGCTGAAGCCTGCGCCGACGTAG
- a CDS encoding Lrp/AsnC family transcriptional regulator, which produces MDRIDRNILAAMQDQPDLSTGEIAERVGLSNTPCWRRIKKLEADGVIAGKVILLNAKALGLAVNVFAEIRLRQHDEETLLALEAAVARQPEIVECFSVSGESDYMARIVTQSIETYETFLKKVLLHLPGVAAVNSRFALGCVKMTTALPI; this is translated from the coding sequence GTGGACCGAATCGATCGAAACATTCTTGCCGCTATGCAGGACCAACCGGACCTTTCAACTGGCGAAATCGCTGAGCGGGTGGGGTTATCGAACACGCCCTGCTGGCGGCGCATCAAGAAACTGGAAGCCGATGGCGTTATCGCCGGCAAGGTCATTTTGCTAAATGCGAAGGCGCTGGGGCTGGCAGTCAATGTCTTCGCCGAGATACGCCTCCGACAACATGATGAGGAGACGCTGCTAGCGCTGGAAGCAGCAGTGGCGCGGCAACCTGAAATCGTTGAATGCTTCTCGGTGAGCGGCGAAAGTGATTATATGGCCAGGATCGTCACGCAAAGTATTGAGACATATGAAACCTTCCTGAAAAAGGTACTACTTCATCTCCCGGGCGTTGCCGCCGTGAATTCGCGATTTGCGCTAGGATGTGTCAAAATGACGACTGCTTTGCCGATCTGA
- a CDS encoding thiamine pyrophosphate-dependent enzyme translates to MTDNAVPLRLHIPQPVARPGDASRFDYLSFVPGAAVQRPEFDTPEPELREFPYGLIRVIGEDNAAWDPGLDPEMMRSGLRAMLQTRLFEDRMFRAHRQGKTSFFMKSTGEEAIGVAQSLALAPGDMCFPTYRVQGWLIARDYPLEDMINQIYSNEKDPLKGRQLPILYSARDYGFYSLSGNVGSRFGHAVGWAMASAYKGACHIALGYIGEGTTAEGDFHEALTFASVYRAPAILVITNNQWAISSFAGIAGAEQTTFAAKALAYGLPGLRVDGNDFLAVWAATKWAADRARANLGATVIEFVTYRVAGHSTSDDPTKYRPADEPSHWPLGDPIERLKVHLIDVGEWSEERHAQLESELTETLRAAQRAAEAIGTLGKSKPSVAEMFEGVFKELDWRAIEQRREIGI, encoded by the coding sequence ATGACCGATAATGCCGTTCCTTTGCGCCTGCACATTCCGCAACCCGTTGCCCGACCCGGCGATGCCTCACGGTTCGACTATTTGAGCTTCGTTCCTGGAGCCGCGGTACAGCGGCCCGAATTCGACACGCCCGAGCCCGAGTTGAGAGAGTTTCCTTATGGCCTTATTCGCGTCATTGGCGAGGACAATGCTGCCTGGGACCCTGGTCTTGATCCGGAGATGATGCGGTCTGGATTGCGGGCGATGCTACAGACCCGCCTGTTCGAGGATCGAATGTTCCGCGCCCATCGTCAGGGCAAGACCAGTTTCTTCATGAAATCGACGGGCGAAGAGGCCATTGGTGTTGCGCAATCCCTGGCTCTGGCACCTGGAGACATGTGCTTCCCGACTTATCGGGTACAGGGGTGGCTCATTGCGCGGGACTATCCGCTCGAAGACATGATCAATCAGATCTATTCGAACGAAAAGGACCCTTTGAAAGGTCGACAGCTTCCAATTTTGTATTCCGCGCGCGACTATGGCTTTTATTCGCTATCAGGCAATGTCGGCAGCCGGTTTGGCCATGCAGTTGGTTGGGCCATGGCCTCCGCCTATAAGGGCGCATGCCATATCGCTTTGGGCTATATTGGCGAAGGAACGACAGCCGAAGGCGATTTCCACGAGGCTTTGACCTTTGCCAGCGTATACCGTGCTCCCGCGATCCTCGTGATCACCAACAATCAGTGGGCGATCTCGAGTTTCGCGGGGATCGCGGGTGCTGAGCAGACAACCTTTGCGGCCAAGGCGCTCGCTTATGGCCTCCCGGGGCTGCGCGTTGACGGTAATGATTTTCTTGCGGTCTGGGCTGCAACGAAATGGGCAGCTGATCGCGCCCGGGCCAATCTCGGCGCGACCGTGATAGAGTTTGTGACCTATCGCGTCGCAGGGCACTCCACGTCGGACGATCCAACCAAATACCGGCCAGCAGACGAGCCTTCCCACTGGCCGCTGGGCGATCCGATCGAGCGCCTCAAGGTGCACCTGATCGATGTGGGTGAATGGTCTGAAGAACGGCATGCGCAACTTGAATCCGAGCTGACCGAGACACTGCGCGCTGCCCAGCGTGCGGCCGAGGCGATCGGGACGTTGGGGAAATCCAAGCCGAGCGTTGCCGAGATGTTTGAGGGCGTCTTCAAGGAACTTGACTGGCGCGCAATCGAACAGCGCCGCGAGATTGGAATCTGA
- a CDS encoding alpha-ketoacid dehydrogenase subunit beta, with the protein MATMTMIQALNSALDVKLGDDPDTLIFGQDVGYFGGVFRVTDGLQKKHGMQRCFDAPISEGGIIATAIGMGAYGLRPVPEIQFADYILPAFDQLVSEAARLRYRSNGEFWAPITVRSPYGGGIFGGQTHSQSPEAIFAHITGLKTVIPSNPFDAKGLLIAAIEDDDPVIFLEPKRLYNGPFDGRHDQALKTWAGDPTAEVPEGHYTVPLGKAAIVRQGSEATILAYGTMVHVAKAGIADSGVDAELIDLRSIVPLDVDTIVASVTKTGRCVILHEASRFGGFGGELAALVQERCFWALKSPIERVAGWDTPYPHAFEWDYFPGPGRLAKALKRTMENH; encoded by the coding sequence ATGGCGACGATGACCATGATCCAGGCGCTAAACTCGGCGCTCGATGTAAAGCTGGGCGATGACCCTGACACGCTGATCTTCGGCCAGGATGTCGGCTATTTCGGCGGTGTCTTCCGTGTCACCGACGGATTGCAAAAAAAGCACGGTATGCAACGATGCTTCGATGCTCCCATCAGCGAGGGAGGCATAATTGCCACGGCGATCGGCATGGGTGCCTATGGCCTTCGGCCTGTCCCCGAAATCCAGTTTGCCGACTATATCCTACCCGCGTTCGACCAACTCGTCAGCGAAGCGGCGCGGCTGCGCTATCGCTCGAACGGAGAATTCTGGGCGCCGATTACGGTCCGCAGTCCATATGGCGGGGGCATCTTCGGCGGACAAACGCACAGTCAGAGTCCTGAAGCGATCTTCGCACACATCACCGGCCTGAAGACGGTGATCCCGTCCAATCCCTTCGACGCCAAAGGGCTGTTAATCGCCGCGATCGAAGACGACGATCCCGTGATCTTCCTTGAACCCAAAAGGTTGTATAATGGTCCGTTCGACGGGAGGCATGATCAGGCGCTCAAGACCTGGGCAGGTGATCCGACAGCTGAGGTGCCCGAAGGGCATTACACTGTCCCGCTGGGCAAGGCCGCGATCGTTAGGCAAGGAAGCGAAGCGACGATTCTTGCCTACGGCACGATGGTACATGTCGCCAAAGCCGGGATTGCCGACAGCGGCGTCGATGCCGAGCTGATAGATTTGCGTTCCATCGTGCCGCTCGATGTGGACACAATCGTCGCATCCGTCACCAAAACCGGCCGCTGTGTGATCCTGCACGAGGCGTCTCGCTTTGGAGGGTTCGGCGGCGAACTGGCCGCTTTGGTGCAGGAGCGATGCTTCTGGGCGCTAAAGAGCCCCATCGAACGCGTCGCCGGGTGGGACACGCCGTATCCACACGCGTTCGAATGGGACTATTTCCCCGGCCCTGGACGTCTGGCGAAAGCGCTTAAGCGTACAATGGAGAATCACTGA
- a CDS encoding dihydrolipoamide acetyltransferase family protein, with amino-acid sequence MGRYLFRLPDVGEGVAEAEIVVWHVKPGDTVKEDQSLVDVMTDKATVDMTSPVDGTVTAIHGDIGSMLPVGSVLIELEVDGVGNAAAITEELTALAPSVLAELNPPVTDPPPALPPSPAKGEGRALPRRPAVATFATRAEGDVPLASPATRARAFERGVALQFVPGTGPGGRITADDLDAYLKSDGAISLDDARYIAREGVQETKIIGLRRKIAEKMQEAKRRIPHIAYVEETDVTELEKLRQDLNAHRKPDQPKLTLLPFFMLALVRALPDFPHINARYDDDAGILHRYDGIHIGIATQTPGGLMVPVVRHAEAHDLWNLAREVARVSAAARDGTAAREDLSGSTITVTSLGTLGGITTTPVINHPEVAIIGPNKIVQRPVIEGSFVTVRKMMNLSSSFDHRIVDGYDAALFVQRLKRLIEHPALLFME; translated from the coding sequence ATGGGCCGTTATCTGTTCCGGCTCCCTGACGTTGGCGAAGGGGTTGCCGAAGCCGAGATCGTCGTATGGCATGTTAAGCCTGGAGATACGGTCAAGGAAGACCAGAGTCTGGTTGATGTCATGACCGACAAGGCGACCGTTGACATGACTTCGCCGGTCGATGGGACCGTTACGGCAATTCACGGCGACATTGGCTCGATGCTGCCCGTTGGTTCGGTGCTGATTGAACTTGAAGTTGATGGGGTCGGCAATGCTGCGGCAATCACTGAAGAGTTGACGGCTCTGGCACCGAGCGTTTTGGCCGAGCTGAACCCACCGGTAACCGATCCTCCTCCTGCTCTTCCTCCTTCTCCAGCAAAGGGAGAAGGCCGTGCACTGCCGCGTCGTCCTGCAGTCGCTACTTTTGCCACGCGCGCGGAAGGCGACGTGCCGCTTGCGTCGCCGGCCACACGCGCAAGGGCTTTCGAACGCGGGGTTGCCTTGCAGTTTGTGCCTGGGACCGGACCGGGCGGGCGCATCACCGCAGACGATCTCGATGCATATCTGAAAAGTGACGGAGCGATATCCCTCGACGATGCACGTTACATCGCACGCGAAGGCGTACAGGAAACCAAAATCATCGGCCTGCGGCGGAAAATCGCAGAAAAGATGCAGGAGGCCAAGCGTCGTATCCCTCACATCGCCTATGTCGAGGAAACCGACGTCACCGAACTCGAAAAGCTTCGGCAGGACCTCAACGCGCACCGAAAGCCTGACCAACCCAAGCTTACGTTGCTACCCTTTTTCATGCTGGCGCTCGTCCGGGCGCTACCCGACTTTCCACATATAAATGCGCGATACGACGACGATGCCGGCATACTGCACCGCTATGATGGTATTCATATTGGCATCGCAACACAAACGCCGGGCGGCCTCATGGTTCCGGTGGTGCGTCATGCGGAGGCGCACGATCTTTGGAACCTCGCGCGGGAAGTGGCGCGGGTCAGCGCCGCCGCGCGCGATGGCACCGCCGCACGGGAAGATCTCAGTGGTTCGACGATCACGGTCACCAGTCTGGGAACGCTTGGCGGAATTACGACGACGCCGGTGATAAACCATCCCGAGGTGGCAATTATCGGCCCGAACAAAATCGTCCAGCGACCGGTGATAGAAGGCAGCTTCGTGACTGTGCGCAAGATGATGAACCTGTCCTCATCGTTCGATCATCGTATCGTCGATGGCTATGACGCCGCTCTGTTTGTGCAGCGGTTGAAGCGGTTGATCGAGCACCCTGCGCTCCTCTTCATGGAATGA
- the lpdA gene encoding dihydrolipoyl dehydrogenase: MTTSFSPKVLVVGGGPGGYVAAIRAGQLGIDTILVEADRLGGTCLIRGCIPSKALIQAASFHAEITEAARTPRFGIGLTAAPTLDFGVTVAWKESVVDQLSGGVDGLLRKAKVKVITGHAVFSDAKTCTVETAEGVVTIRPEHVVLATGSLPVDLPFLPFGGKVISSTEALSLPRVPRSLVVVGAGYIGLELGIAFRKLGAQVAIVEVADRILPLYDAKLTAPVLRWLKVHDVALYLEARAVGEEGQGLAIETISGERKILPADQILVTVGRRPNVAGWGLEAMNIAMNGPFVRVDDRCATSTTNVWAIGDLVGEPMLAHKASAQGECVAEIIAGKMRRFAPRAIPAVCFTEPEIVSVGLLPHEVPAGVESTIGQFPFLANGRALSMEAGSGGGFVRIVARKADHRILGLQAVGAHISEFAGEFATLIEMGAVLEDVAGIIHAHPTLGEAIHESALAALGHPLHI; the protein is encoded by the coding sequence ATGACCACATCCTTTTCTCCCAAAGTGCTTGTCGTTGGCGGCGGTCCGGGCGGCTATGTAGCGGCAATCAGGGCCGGACAGCTTGGGATCGATACCATTCTGGTTGAAGCCGACAGGCTGGGCGGCACCTGTCTCATCAGGGGATGCATCCCGTCGAAGGCGCTGATCCAGGCCGCCTCGTTTCATGCCGAAATCACCGAGGCTGCGCGCACGCCCCGTTTTGGTATTGGGCTCACAGCGGCACCCACGCTTGATTTTGGCGTGACGGTTGCTTGGAAAGAGAGCGTGGTCGATCAACTGAGCGGCGGCGTTGACGGATTGCTGCGTAAAGCGAAGGTCAAGGTGATTACCGGCCATGCCGTTTTTTCAGACGCCAAGACATGCACGGTCGAAACGGCTGAGGGTGTCGTCACGATCCGCCCCGAGCATGTTGTCCTGGCGACGGGTTCGCTTCCGGTTGACCTCCCATTCCTGCCTTTTGGGGGCAAGGTGATTTCATCGACGGAAGCGCTATCGCTCCCGCGCGTCCCCCGATCGCTCGTCGTCGTCGGCGCTGGTTATATCGGCCTTGAACTCGGCATCGCCTTCCGAAAACTTGGCGCACAGGTGGCGATCGTTGAAGTAGCTGACCGCATTCTGCCGCTTTATGATGCCAAGCTCACCGCCCCGGTCCTTCGCTGGTTGAAAGTGCATGATGTAGCGTTGTATCTTGAGGCACGCGCGGTGGGCGAAGAAGGGCAGGGGCTCGCGATCGAGACTATCTCGGGTGAACGGAAAATATTACCGGCCGACCAGATACTTGTCACCGTTGGCCGCAGGCCCAACGTGGCGGGCTGGGGGCTGGAGGCAATGAATATTGCCATGAACGGCCCCTTCGTTCGTGTCGATGACCGATGCGCGACATCGACCACGAATGTGTGGGCAATAGGCGATCTGGTTGGTGAACCCATGCTGGCGCACAAGGCATCAGCGCAGGGAGAATGTGTGGCCGAGATCATCGCGGGCAAGATGCGGCGGTTCGCGCCACGCGCTATTCCTGCGGTCTGCTTCACCGAGCCGGAGATCGTAAGTGTCGGACTGTTGCCGCATGAGGTTCCCGCAGGGGTCGAGTCGACCATCGGACAGTTCCCGTTTCTTGCCAATGGTCGCGCACTGTCGATGGAAGCAGGTAGCGGTGGAGGCTTCGTCCGCATCGTTGCGCGCAAAGCGGATCACCGTATCTTGGGCCTGCAGGCCGTTGGGGCTCACATTTCCGAATTTGCCGGAGAGTTCGCAACTCTGATCGAGATGGGGGCGGTCTTGGAGGATGTGGCCGGGATCATTCACGCGCATCCCACGTTGGGTGAAGCCATTCATGAAAGCGCGCTCGCCGCACTGGGACACCCTCTCCACATTTAG
- a CDS encoding MarR family winged helix-turn-helix transcriptional regulator codes for MEFYSSSSFNTQQSLGYVLRRLHQASAADLEPIFAEECMTGTQWSALMSISSGHSTTCSELARDLSYNGGAMTRLVDTMEECGWIVRRRDTSDRRVVKLALTATGHELAAKCKEKVIARWNQRLEGWDREKVTTLVSQLQALLEIVETVGGKGTRP; via the coding sequence ATGGAATTTTATTCGAGCTCGAGTTTTAATACTCAGCAATCATTGGGATATGTCCTTCGCCGCCTACACCAGGCGAGTGCAGCAGATCTTGAGCCGATTTTCGCAGAAGAGTGTATGACGGGCACACAATGGTCTGCCTTGATGTCGATTTCATCCGGTCACAGTACCACCTGTTCTGAGCTTGCCAGGGATCTCAGTTACAATGGTGGCGCGATGACCCGCTTGGTCGACACGATGGAGGAATGCGGCTGGATCGTGCGCCGACGCGATACTTCCGATCGCCGCGTGGTCAAGCTTGCGCTGACGGCTACGGGCCATGAACTCGCCGCAAAATGCAAAGAGAAGGTTATTGCACGCTGGAACCAGCGATTGGAAGGATGGGATCGTGAGAAGGTTACGACGTTGGTTTCGCAACTCCAGGCATTACTGGAAATAGTGGAAACGGTAGGCGGCAAAGGTACACGCCCATGA
- a CDS encoding TetR/AcrR family transcriptional regulator has protein sequence MTTAKSHFSRYGYHKTTVSDIARVIGFSKAYIYKYFDSKQAIGHAICSQVLGICLEQTLAAIKDGADAADRLRSFFDTICVASATFLLNDPKLYELAALSALEKWPCYTGYRAALGKALGEIILQGREAREFERKTPFDETISGIMQAMEIFYNPLMRQSNSGMLQSHPREVVNLVLRSLAP, from the coding sequence ATGACAACCGCAAAAAGTCATTTCTCGCGTTATGGCTATCACAAGACAACTGTCTCGGACATCGCCAGAGTTATTGGTTTTTCCAAGGCTTATATTTACAAATATTTTGATTCTAAACAGGCGATCGGACACGCGATTTGCTCGCAGGTACTCGGTATTTGTTTGGAACAAACACTGGCTGCGATCAAGGATGGCGCAGATGCTGCCGATCGCCTGAGGAGCTTCTTCGATACCATATGCGTCGCGAGCGCCACATTTTTACTGAATGACCCGAAACTGTATGAGCTTGCAGCACTTTCAGCGCTTGAAAAATGGCCCTGCTACACCGGCTATCGTGCTGCATTGGGGAAAGCTTTGGGCGAGATCATCCTGCAAGGGCGCGAAGCCCGCGAATTCGAGCGCAAGACACCGTTTGATGAGACGATCAGTGGCATCATGCAAGCCATGGAAATTTTCTACAATCCGCTGATGCGCCAGTCTAACTCTGGTATGCTTCAGAGTCATCCGAGGGAGGTGGTCAATCTGGTGTTGCGTAGTCTCGCGCCGTGA